From the genome of Pseudobacteriovorax antillogorgiicola, one region includes:
- a CDS encoding efflux RND transporter permease subunit: MIEFFVRRPVSTLMSVMFFVLIGIVSYFNLNIEKDPSIDFPIVSVRVIYPGASPEDVEEQVLKKIEDSVVEVSEIKKIESQAYESFGVVIVEFNLGVNLDTKSIEVKDKVEAILNDLPSAIEKPIIEKVNPFSQPVMEIALTSSKHSGLELYDFADNRLRGMLTSVKGLAGLDIRGGRQREISVRLDAELMIERFITITDVINSMKRYNVNFPGGSVDEKDSYYNVRFFGEFETVDEIRSMVLTTREGEQFKLSDVARVEDSYKKVVEDSRFNGDKVVLMSLRKTTDGNAVEITNQIEQLWPNLEEVLEEGMGLTVASETTSAIIRQTDETIVNILVGIGLTVLVLLFFTGNFSLTLIASLVIPASIVSSIFLVDASQFSINSMTLLAIATALGTLIANAIVILESILKNIDDGKDSKQAAIDGTKQVAAAIVAASGTNLVVFTPIAFMGGIVGQFMIQFGLTVVFLTIFSIFASFTLTPMLAGVLLSDKKSGKKSFILQVSDKLIEFLLREYKFLFEGIMKAPWAFILISIGLLFGSLKLVPYIGNEFIPGSDLDRIQIKLQTPSGSTFEKTESVVAEVEQVLNGKIEIESVVSKLGENGTENADVIVNLKPSAERQKSDMDLINEWIPLLARIPDAEFELKRGSSALQADIVINVTGYQYDKMVDLSKKVEEILQGTGYFRTLKSSYRQPKREFRFIPDQEKLRFYGVSNIQLAQTIRASIYGDDSNKFKDGGEEYDVLIELSRRFKDNQKALESIFITSKKGMIPISKLGTIKRLPTVTSLKRRDRNRIIAIEGYLSKGTAGEVQNLVADKLAAVQWPAGYGFYYAGNAETQAESQREIAKSFLLATILTYMVLAGIMNSMLHPFTIATSILTSFSGVFVLLFFLEESINIASMLAMIMLVGLVVNNAILLLEFTMSKIEEGVPIKEALWLAVEDKFKAIMMTSIAIIAGALPQLSAIEGTKSSMGAVLIGGMLGSILFTFIMTPALFYYFEKLGQGVKKLTSRS, from the coding sequence ATGATAGAATTTTTCGTACGGCGACCCGTTTCCACGCTCATGAGCGTGATGTTCTTTGTTCTAATTGGAATTGTGTCTTACTTTAATCTTAATATTGAAAAAGATCCTAGTATCGATTTTCCCATTGTGAGTGTCCGAGTCATCTATCCTGGAGCCTCTCCTGAAGACGTGGAAGAGCAAGTTCTCAAGAAGATCGAGGATTCAGTCGTCGAAGTATCCGAAATCAAAAAGATCGAGAGCCAAGCTTATGAAAGCTTCGGAGTGGTGATCGTTGAGTTCAACTTGGGTGTGAATCTAGATACCAAGTCAATCGAAGTGAAGGATAAGGTCGAAGCTATTTTAAATGATCTACCTTCCGCCATCGAAAAACCCATTATCGAGAAGGTCAACCCTTTCTCGCAGCCGGTAATGGAGATCGCTCTTACCAGTAGTAAGCATTCAGGGCTGGAGCTATATGACTTCGCTGACAACCGATTGCGCGGTATGCTTACCTCAGTGAAAGGTCTAGCGGGCCTCGATATTAGGGGCGGCCGTCAAAGAGAGATTTCAGTGCGTCTTGATGCTGAGTTGATGATTGAACGGTTTATTACAATCACTGATGTCATTAATTCAATGAAACGTTACAACGTTAACTTCCCTGGTGGTTCCGTAGACGAGAAAGACAGTTACTATAACGTTCGTTTCTTTGGCGAATTTGAAACTGTTGATGAAATCCGATCCATGGTCCTAACCACCCGAGAAGGTGAGCAGTTCAAGCTCTCAGACGTAGCACGGGTCGAGGATAGCTATAAAAAAGTAGTCGAGGACTCCCGCTTCAACGGCGATAAGGTTGTTCTGATGTCACTTCGGAAGACAACCGACGGTAACGCGGTAGAGATTACCAATCAAATTGAGCAGCTCTGGCCAAATCTTGAGGAAGTTCTAGAAGAAGGCATGGGTCTTACAGTAGCATCTGAAACCACATCGGCTATTATCCGGCAAACGGACGAAACCATCGTCAATATTTTGGTTGGTATCGGCCTCACCGTTTTAGTACTTCTATTTTTCACAGGCAACTTTTCGCTTACATTGATCGCTTCGTTGGTGATACCCGCTTCCATTGTATCTTCCATTTTTCTTGTTGACGCCTCACAGTTCTCAATTAACTCGATGACCCTCTTGGCGATTGCAACTGCCCTAGGGACTTTGATTGCGAACGCCATCGTTATCCTTGAAAGTATCCTCAAAAACATCGATGACGGTAAAGACTCCAAACAAGCAGCTATCGATGGCACCAAGCAAGTTGCTGCGGCAATCGTCGCAGCTAGTGGTACGAACTTAGTCGTATTTACACCCATCGCTTTCATGGGTGGTATCGTCGGTCAATTCATGATTCAGTTCGGACTCACTGTAGTATTCCTAACTATTTTCTCTATCTTTGCATCTTTCACATTGACGCCGATGCTCGCTGGGGTTCTTCTTTCCGATAAGAAGTCTGGTAAGAAAAGCTTCATCCTACAGGTGAGTGATAAGCTAATCGAGTTTCTCCTCCGTGAATATAAATTTCTCTTTGAAGGCATCATGAAAGCCCCCTGGGCATTCATCCTAATTTCCATCGGCCTTCTTTTTGGTTCGTTAAAGTTGGTTCCCTACATCGGGAACGAATTTATCCCAGGCTCTGACTTGGACCGAATTCAGATCAAGCTTCAAACCCCCAGCGGCTCGACCTTTGAAAAAACCGAGTCTGTTGTTGCAGAAGTTGAGCAGGTGTTAAACGGCAAGATAGAAATCGAATCCGTGGTTTCTAAGCTTGGTGAAAACGGGACTGAAAACGCCGATGTGATCGTGAACCTCAAGCCTTCTGCCGAAAGACAGAAGTCAGATATGGATCTCATCAACGAATGGATACCGCTACTCGCTCGCATACCTGACGCGGAGTTTGAACTCAAACGCGGTAGTAGCGCTCTTCAGGCTGATATTGTTATCAATGTTACCGGCTACCAGTACGACAAGATGGTTGACCTTTCGAAGAAGGTTGAAGAGATCCTTCAAGGCACCGGCTACTTTCGAACTCTTAAATCAAGCTACCGCCAACCCAAAAGAGAATTTCGCTTTATTCCAGATCAGGAGAAGCTCCGATTCTATGGCGTTTCCAACATTCAGCTAGCTCAAACCATCAGGGCATCCATCTATGGAGACGACTCTAATAAGTTCAAAGACGGTGGGGAAGAATATGATGTACTTATTGAACTGAGTCGTCGATTTAAGGACAACCAGAAAGCCCTGGAGTCTATTTTCATTACCTCCAAGAAGGGTATGATACCCATTTCGAAACTGGGTACGATCAAGCGCTTGCCTACAGTGACAAGCCTCAAGCGCCGTGACCGCAACAGAATCATTGCGATCGAGGGCTATCTATCGAAGGGAACGGCTGGGGAAGTACAAAATCTTGTTGCCGATAAGCTAGCAGCAGTCCAATGGCCAGCAGGTTACGGATTCTACTATGCTGGTAACGCTGAAACCCAGGCTGAGTCTCAAAGAGAGATTGCCAAGTCTTTCCTTCTCGCAACGATTCTAACCTACATGGTTTTGGCTGGGATTATGAATAGCATGCTCCACCCATTTACCATCGCAACCTCGATACTCACATCGTTCTCTGGAGTTTTTGTACTGCTTTTCTTCCTAGAAGAATCGATCAATATCGCTTCGATGTTGGCCATGATCATGTTGGTTGGCCTGGTGGTGAACAATGCGATTCTACTTCTCGAATTCACAATGTCTAAAATCGAGGAGGGGGTACCCATCAAAGAAGCCCTATGGCTGGCTGTGGAAGATAAATTTAAAGCAATTATGATGACATCAATCGCGATTATTGCTGGTGCCCTGCCTCAGTTGAGCGCGATAGAAGGAACCAAGTCGTCGATGGGGGCTGTGTTGATCGGTGGTATGCTCGGCTCGATTCTATTCACATTTATCATGACGCCTGCGCTTTTCTACTACTTTGAGAAGCTGGGTCAAGGTGTTAAGAAACTGACAAGTCGATCGTAG
- a CDS encoding TetR/AcrR family transcriptional regulator — protein sequence MTMKIEGDSRSRVRIAATKLFAAHGYGRTTTKQICELAGANISSVNYYFNSKLDLYREILSSFLKGSGQLLDSLLKSCDSAEEFRFRYTLFLEQFLDRCLNEIETTTLILREAEMLSQETQDIFETFMENKHLFQFLKEGQRNGFIKADIDVDCLAKLVWGQVMNVLRFSKFELQYHGKDIHDPKYRLHWVKQIVEITLVGSLTNFTPQSADSIQESMASES from the coding sequence ATGACTATGAAAATCGAAGGAGATAGCCGTTCCCGAGTTCGCATTGCCGCGACCAAGCTTTTCGCTGCTCATGGCTACGGCAGGACCACTACAAAACAGATCTGTGAGCTAGCAGGAGCGAATATCAGCTCAGTTAACTACTACTTTAATAGCAAACTTGATCTCTATCGGGAAATCCTCTCATCATTTCTCAAAGGTAGTGGCCAGCTGCTCGATAGTCTCCTTAAATCCTGTGATAGCGCTGAAGAATTCCGTTTTCGATATACCCTATTCCTAGAGCAGTTTTTAGATCGGTGCCTCAACGAAATAGAAACCACGACTTTAATTCTTCGAGAAGCGGAAATGCTTAGCCAGGAAACGCAGGATATCTTTGAAACCTTTATGGAAAACAAGCATCTTTTTCAGTTTTTAAAAGAAGGTCAGAGAAACGGTTTTATAAAGGCGGATATAGATGTAGACTGTCTCGCAAAACTAGTCTGGGGTCAGGTCATGAATGTTCTTAGATTTAGTAAATTTGAACTTCAGTATCATGGCAAAGACATTCATGACCCTAAGTATCGACTCCACTGGGTTAAACAGATCGTCGAGATTACCCTAGTCGGCAGTCTCACAAACTTTACTCCTCAATCAGCTGACAGCATTCAAGAATCTATGGCATCGGAATCCTGA
- a CDS encoding CBS domain-containing protein, protein MNYHPRRILKKDSNQLMVTVKEVMSRRFVSVDPDECIDDAIQKIVRSHQTGAPVLNQRRNPVGFLSQKDCLKLVTNLRYFNGFPGTVEDYMTSNVKVLQANCSLFDAVQAFIDNWYHAYPVVNESSAVIGLLTRRRVLDYVNSINQTSWFDMNSAVDGSY, encoded by the coding sequence ATGAACTACCATCCCAGGAGAATTCTAAAAAAGGATTCGAACCAACTTATGGTAACAGTGAAAGAGGTGATGAGCAGGCGTTTCGTATCGGTTGATCCCGATGAGTGTATCGATGATGCTATTCAAAAGATCGTCCGCTCTCATCAAACAGGAGCTCCCGTCTTGAACCAAAGGCGCAATCCAGTTGGATTTCTATCTCAAAAGGATTGCCTAAAGCTTGTAACGAATCTAAGATACTTCAATGGCTTTCCGGGAACTGTTGAGGACTACATGACGAGCAATGTGAAAGTCCTTCAAGCAAATTGTAGCCTATTCGATGCTGTGCAGGCCTTTATCGACAACTGGTATCATGCCTACCCGGTGGTAAATGAGAGTAGCGCGGTCATCGGCCTCCTGACTCGGCGAAGAGTGCTAGACTATGTGAATTCAATCAACCAAACCAGTTGGTTTGATATGAATAGTGCTGTGGATGGAAGCTACTAA
- a CDS encoding response regulator, with product MKILIVDQCSVVTSSLAEAIANDTINCVTTNCGINALDLVNLHEFDLIITDIDTPSAGGFHTLSKIRKQGFETPVFAFTNKPADMEHIAIKLGADFVFCKSSPLGYVVEAVGDVLR from the coding sequence GTGAAGATTCTGATTGTGGATCAGTGTTCTGTTGTTACAAGCTCACTTGCAGAAGCCATCGCCAATGATACGATTAACTGCGTCACAACAAATTGCGGTATCAACGCTCTCGATCTAGTGAATCTCCATGAGTTTGACTTGATCATAACTGATATCGATACTCCATCTGCAGGGGGTTTTCATACACTTTCGAAGATTCGAAAGCAGGGATTTGAAACTCCAGTTTTCGCTTTTACCAATAAACCTGCTGATATGGAACATATTGCAATCAAGCTTGGTGCAGACTTCGTATTCTGCAAATCGTCACCTCTTGGATACGTGGTAGAAGCAGTTGGGGATGTTCTTCGATAG
- a CDS encoding dimethylarginine dimethylaminohydrolase family protein: protein MFQVDRILTRKPSVSFQNCIRHDASSPIDLDLMNHQHLAYVKCLSQIVSDHNQLDDDPALPDCVFIEDTCVVLDHETVLITNPGAPSRRAEVQAVQEYLTGELRVHTMVDPATLDGGDVLRVGQTLIAGRSERSNEAGIQLLRDLAKPLGIETRSTPLPKGLHFKSACSLASPEVLLYDPSVGIDLSVFEGLSLDLIAVPEKDGANVLALPQQRVIVSQAAPRTARILEQRGLDVTILNISEMHKADGALTCPSVRLPAKGHWCT from the coding sequence ATGTTTCAAGTTGACCGTATATTGACCCGTAAACCATCTGTTAGTTTTCAGAACTGCATTCGTCATGATGCCTCTAGCCCAATTGACTTAGATCTCATGAATCATCAGCACCTGGCCTACGTAAAATGCTTAAGTCAAATTGTTTCAGACCACAACCAACTTGATGATGATCCTGCTCTACCAGACTGCGTGTTTATTGAGGACACTTGCGTTGTCCTTGATCATGAAACTGTATTGATTACCAATCCTGGTGCCCCGTCTAGGCGTGCTGAGGTGCAAGCTGTCCAAGAGTATTTGACAGGCGAACTACGTGTCCACACGATGGTTGATCCAGCCACCCTGGATGGAGGGGACGTATTAAGGGTGGGACAGACTCTAATTGCCGGGCGATCTGAGAGAAGCAATGAAGCTGGTATTCAGCTGCTCAGGGACCTTGCAAAGCCCCTGGGCATCGAAACTCGATCAACCCCATTGCCTAAGGGTCTACACTTCAAATCTGCCTGTAGCTTGGCCAGTCCAGAAGTCTTGCTTTATGACCCAAGTGTTGGGATTGATTTATCCGTCTTCGAAGGGCTGAGCTTGGACCTGATAGCAGTTCCTGAGAAAGATGGTGCAAATGTCTTGGCTCTGCCCCAACAGCGGGTTATCGTGAGCCAGGCAGCCCCTAGAACAGCTCGCATATTGGAGCAGCGTGGCTTGGATGTGACTATATTGAACATATCAGAAATGCACAAAGCCGATGGAGCTTTAACATGCCCTTCGGTGAGACTGCCAGCCAAGGGACATTGGTGTACCTAA
- a CDS encoding PA14 domain-containing protein: MKLGIIIGSLLLVLGCAQDEAIMNGVHSSKTSESDLLEQGSDAVVRVPGSTDNEAVISPEVSVPVQETSVDEAIVNESLALTCLTDNQIVGSQETMMLQWQITEEDTGFMISVEGGLMLGSYQMGSSPGSIMYQAPEMIAEEQKIKFIGTTDDGQEASCLVTLKADQDIGVADDGKVDGLVGQVFELAAQTQSLPDFGLYTEKARIVVNNLDVPERAFDTGFPGLPELFEWFGIQFLGEIEIPESGQYWFRLTADDGSNLYIGDEKVIDNDGVHATKSVDGSIYLEKGSHPIRVDYFQGPRYHITLQLLWKDSMDGDFSIVPSASLSRQK, encoded by the coding sequence ATGAAACTAGGTATAATTATCGGAAGCCTACTTCTCGTATTGGGATGTGCCCAAGACGAGGCCATCATGAATGGCGTTCATTCCTCTAAAACCTCAGAAAGCGATCTTTTAGAACAAGGTTCGGACGCTGTGGTGAGAGTGCCAGGCTCTACAGACAATGAAGCAGTGATTTCACCAGAAGTGTCTGTGCCGGTCCAAGAAACTTCTGTAGATGAAGCCATTGTCAATGAGAGTTTAGCACTTACCTGTCTCACAGACAATCAAATCGTTGGCTCGCAGGAAACCATGATGCTTCAGTGGCAGATCACTGAAGAAGACACTGGATTTATGATTTCAGTAGAAGGTGGCCTGATGCTCGGTAGCTACCAGATGGGCTCAAGCCCAGGTTCGATCATGTATCAGGCTCCTGAAATGATCGCAGAAGAGCAGAAAATCAAGTTTATTGGGACAACAGATGATGGTCAGGAAGCCTCGTGTTTAGTCACTCTGAAAGCTGACCAGGATATTGGAGTCGCAGATGATGGTAAAGTCGACGGTTTGGTGGGCCAAGTTTTCGAGCTAGCAGCCCAAACACAGTCGCTCCCGGATTTCGGTTTATACACCGAAAAAGCACGGATCGTTGTCAACAACTTGGATGTCCCTGAACGAGCTTTTGATACCGGCTTTCCAGGCCTTCCCGAGCTGTTTGAATGGTTTGGAATCCAATTTCTTGGTGAGATAGAAATTCCTGAGTCGGGTCAATACTGGTTTCGTCTCACAGCGGATGATGGCTCTAACCTATACATTGGTGATGAGAAGGTTATCGATAATGATGGTGTTCACGCTACTAAAAGCGTCGATGGCTCTATTTATCTAGAAAAAGGCTCTCACCCGATTCGGGTCGATTACTTTCAAGGACCTAGGTATCACATCACTCTTCAGCTGTTATGGAAAGATAGTATGGACGGTGATTTTTCGATTGTTCCCTCAGCTTCGCTGTCACGGCAAAAATAG
- a CDS encoding leucine-rich repeat domain-containing protein, translating into MLLRGLCAIICTVLLSACGGDSKEQNGDQGSDAAIEAEPGDSVERPEVADDLNSEFTTYCRAQGESSDMALISERVYGRNCTETQLNIEDSEVLDLSGLGLSDLSALAYFAHLTHLNLADNQVSDLTPISNLPLVELNLKSGAISDVSPLATVISLRSLNLEGNQISEISALSALTNLEVLLLNDNQLSDLSSIAELSELRDLRFSDNQVSDLAPLSSLVAITNLEFKKNSVADLSPIGSLVALQEIQFDENQVGDLSPLSGLSLLLFLEADSNQITDLSPLLNLTNLDYVLVDNNAIESITSAKGLEVRALLSLRDNPLGSTIAKTEDNCPTDAETSSAVVGFCAS; encoded by the coding sequence ATGTTATTACGGGGACTATGCGCAATCATTTGCACTGTACTCTTAAGTGCTTGCGGCGGCGATTCTAAAGAACAAAACGGTGATCAGGGGAGTGACGCAGCGATAGAAGCTGAACCAGGAGATTCAGTTGAAAGGCCTGAAGTAGCAGACGATTTGAATAGTGAGTTCACAACTTACTGTCGCGCCCAAGGTGAAAGCAGCGATATGGCTCTGATATCGGAACGAGTCTACGGTAGAAACTGTACGGAAACACAGCTAAACATCGAAGATAGCGAAGTTCTAGATCTTTCGGGGCTGGGTCTTTCAGATCTATCAGCGCTAGCTTACTTTGCCCACCTGACTCACCTGAACCTAGCCGATAACCAAGTGTCAGACTTGACACCCATTTCAAATTTGCCCTTAGTTGAATTGAATTTAAAGTCGGGAGCAATTTCTGATGTTTCCCCACTTGCTACAGTTATTAGTTTGAGGAGTCTCAATTTAGAGGGCAATCAGATTAGCGAGATTTCCGCGCTATCAGCTTTGACAAATCTCGAAGTACTTCTATTAAATGACAATCAGCTCAGTGATCTTTCATCCATCGCTGAGCTATCTGAACTACGAGACCTGCGGTTTTCAGATAATCAAGTCAGCGATCTAGCTCCTTTATCTTCCCTAGTGGCGATAACGAATCTCGAATTCAAGAAAAACTCTGTTGCCGATTTGAGCCCGATTGGTTCGCTGGTAGCTCTTCAGGAAATTCAATTTGACGAGAACCAGGTGGGCGACCTCAGTCCACTAAGTGGCCTGAGCTTACTTCTATTTTTAGAGGCTGATTCTAATCAGATCACCGATCTAAGCCCTCTTCTTAACCTCACGAATCTGGACTACGTATTAGTCGATAATAATGCAATTGAGTCGATTACCTCAGCAAAAGGATTAGAAGTGAGGGCCCTGCTCAGCCTTCGTGACAATCCTCTAGGGTCGACCATAGCCAAGACTGAAGACAACTGCCCCACAGATGCCGAAACATCTAGCGCTGTTGTAGGCTTCTGTGCCTCCTGA
- a CDS encoding DUF1552 domain-containing protein, translated as MILKNRSLDRRTLLRGIANGSMVALGLPMLEMMLNSNGDALANGEGLPQRFVMFYFGCGVSNNFFPTTTGAGFTLTPSMQGLASFANQLNIVSGLSVTNPGIDPHAAKYYMQLSGSSPRTEKHNYSTIDQYIAGKISTNQTYESIQLRVSNSVDSDGIVPSSDILSYRKPSADIDPLPLAAEIDPASAFNRLFGQVPDKNEYLTKISLMNALKEDTKRLMNKVSQKDKHIIEEYFANVNDLAKIIDDKQNKSCDQLAVNPSQAIDNDDLDERMRVMSSITSNLFKCDMTRVVSILHSAPASNQIYPTISDQLHHHELTHREDAERLSGITGIIMNQLGMLASSLAGVVEGESNLLDQTLIYGVTEETFPSHRFTNLPTILLGGAGNSAYKKGIHNDAGGASPVRSALTVFKALGIDSSDWQHDDENVQNDSGHFTEFF; from the coding sequence ATGATACTAAAGAATAGAAGTTTGGATCGGCGTACGCTGCTCAGAGGGATCGCTAACGGCTCTATGGTGGCTTTGGGGCTTCCTATGCTTGAAATGATGCTGAACAGTAATGGTGATGCCCTAGCGAATGGGGAAGGTCTGCCACAACGATTTGTAATGTTTTATTTTGGCTGCGGAGTTTCCAATAACTTTTTTCCGACTACGACTGGAGCTGGATTTACCTTAACTCCGTCCATGCAAGGGCTCGCTAGTTTTGCGAACCAGTTAAATATCGTCTCTGGTTTGAGTGTCACCAACCCTGGGATCGACCCTCATGCAGCGAAATACTACATGCAGCTATCCGGCAGTAGTCCAAGAACCGAGAAGCACAACTACTCAACCATAGACCAGTATATTGCCGGTAAAATTTCTACCAACCAGACCTATGAATCCATCCAGCTACGGGTCAGCAACTCTGTAGACTCAGATGGAATCGTTCCCAGTTCCGATATATTATCTTACAGAAAGCCCAGTGCTGATATCGACCCTCTCCCTCTCGCAGCCGAAATCGACCCTGCATCCGCGTTCAACCGACTCTTTGGACAGGTGCCAGACAAAAATGAGTACTTAACGAAGATTTCCCTGATGAATGCCTTGAAAGAAGATACCAAGCGTCTAATGAACAAAGTATCGCAGAAGGACAAGCATATCATCGAAGAATACTTCGCGAACGTGAACGATCTTGCCAAGATTATTGATGATAAGCAAAATAAATCTTGTGATCAATTGGCGGTCAATCCAAGCCAAGCCATTGACAATGATGATCTTGATGAGCGAATGAGAGTTATGTCCTCGATCACGAGCAATCTATTCAAGTGTGATATGACAAGGGTCGTTTCGATTCTGCATTCAGCTCCAGCGAGCAATCAGATCTATCCGACAATATCCGACCAGCTTCATCATCATGAGTTGACCCACAGAGAGGATGCTGAACGTCTCAGCGGTATTACAGGCATCATTATGAATCAATTGGGAATGTTAGCAAGTTCCCTCGCTGGAGTAGTCGAAGGTGAGAGCAATCTGCTAGATCAAACCTTGATTTATGGGGTTACCGAAGAAACTTTCCCATCCCATCGCTTCACGAACCTGCCAACCATTCTCCTTGGAGGTGCTGGTAATTCGGCGTACAAAAAAGGGATTCATAACGATGCAGGGGGAGCTAGCCCAGTTCGGTCAGCATTGACCGTTTTTAAGGCTTTGGGAATCGATTCGTCGGACTGGCAGCATGATGATGAGAATGTTCAAAACGATTCTGGTCATTTTACCGAGTTTTTCTAG
- a CDS encoding DUF1592 domain-containing protein has product MKKIAGAVLIMTQVLILVSCNKNKVNPPHQSAARAEEVPIDQTKLLNFELRRITSSQFLNKAKTTFGMDFTIDAKLPDDLPKHSLISVGTKGATFSLRDIELYSQAAWEISAAYVASQAFEKHFGSSCGLLSTEQLLAGLKPIAVSLFHGKQENLSSYEQLFLGVKKDLKGQDSQLSPERLNCDGIQAALTSMMLSPKALYFETLSKTDELDDDPSDSFKAEYSRVIANELAYFLWDSPANDTLLKAAEEGKLFDESQRTKIIKDMMKDEARFQNGMKTLFGDWMSIAKLHSVANSTNSQTELAKSAINEFDYLVNESINSDDFITTFLRSNKTKLDQTLADTYGVDVSASILPAEDRSGFLTRSSFLMRGGSGATSPTKRGHFILQHLLCQDIPLPPPELDLSTGLPDDADKYEVIKARLDNSNCSGCHTLLDPIALGLEGYGQNGEVVAFPDLASYELPSMANQQDYQGGVELSDILASDPRVTECFAIHALRIAKGELETRDARNGVKEIVEQFQKGSDKSVDELLYRILKSDLIIEPVEIDNDTKE; this is encoded by the coding sequence GTGAAAAAAATTGCAGGTGCGGTTCTGATCATGACCCAGGTGCTTATTCTGGTATCCTGTAACAAAAATAAAGTTAACCCTCCCCATCAATCTGCTGCTAGAGCTGAAGAAGTTCCTATCGATCAGACAAAGCTTCTAAACTTTGAGCTAAGAAGAATCACAAGCTCCCAATTTCTTAATAAAGCAAAAACTACATTTGGTATGGATTTTACCATTGATGCAAAGTTGCCTGACGATCTACCCAAGCATAGCCTGATCTCTGTAGGTACAAAAGGTGCAACATTCTCGCTGCGGGACATTGAACTATATTCACAGGCTGCCTGGGAAATAAGCGCAGCCTACGTAGCTTCTCAAGCTTTTGAAAAACACTTTGGTTCATCTTGTGGTTTACTTTCCACTGAACAGTTACTGGCTGGTCTAAAGCCTATTGCAGTCTCTCTATTTCACGGGAAGCAAGAAAATCTCAGTAGCTATGAGCAGCTTTTCTTAGGAGTGAAGAAGGATCTGAAAGGCCAGGATAGTCAACTTTCTCCTGAACGTTTGAACTGCGATGGAATTCAGGCCGCACTAACATCGATGATGCTATCGCCGAAGGCGCTCTACTTCGAGACTCTATCCAAGACAGACGAGCTAGACGATGATCCGAGTGATTCATTCAAAGCCGAGTACAGTCGGGTGATAGCTAATGAATTGGCATATTTTCTTTGGGATAGTCCGGCAAATGATACCCTACTTAAAGCAGCAGAAGAGGGCAAACTATTTGATGAGAGTCAAAGAACGAAAATCATTAAAGACATGATGAAGGATGAGGCTCGATTTCAAAATGGCATGAAAACTCTTTTTGGGGATTGGATGTCCATCGCAAAGCTTCATTCGGTGGCGAACTCTACAAACTCACAGACTGAATTGGCTAAATCTGCTATCAACGAATTTGACTACCTTGTCAATGAGAGTATAAATAGCGACGACTTTATCACTACCTTCTTGAGATCAAACAAAACAAAGCTAGATCAAACCTTAGCCGATACTTATGGGGTTGATGTTTCGGCTTCTATTCTACCTGCTGAGGATCGATCAGGCTTTCTCACTCGATCGTCGTTTTTGATGAGGGGTGGAAGTGGTGCAACATCTCCTACCAAGCGAGGTCACTTTATTTTACAGCATTTGTTGTGCCAAGATATTCCATTGCCACCTCCCGAACTCGATCTTTCTACTGGTTTGCCCGACGATGCAGATAAGTACGAGGTGATCAAAGCTCGCTTGGATAATAGTAATTGTTCGGGATGTCATACACTGCTCGATCCCATAGCGCTCGGCCTAGAAGGTTACGGACAAAACGGAGAGGTTGTAGCTTTTCCTGACTTGGCCAGTTATGAACTTCCTTCCATGGCGAATCAACAAGATTACCAGGGAGGCGTAGAATTAAGTGATATCTTGGCCAGTGACCCTCGGGTAACAGAATGCTTTGCGATTCACGCTTTGCGCATTGCCAAGGGTGAACTTGAAACTCGCGATGCTCGCAATGGGGTTAAGGAAATTGTAGAGCAGTTTCAGAAAGGTAGCGATAAATCAGTAGATGAGCTTCTGTACAGAATACTCAAGAGCGATCTTATTATTGAACCCGTGGAGATAGACAATGATACTAAAGAATAG